One segment of Desmodus rotundus isolate HL8 chromosome 6, HLdesRot8A.1, whole genome shotgun sequence DNA contains the following:
- the LOC112304207 gene encoding thymosin beta-4-like has translation MSDKPNMAENEKFGKLKLRETEMQQKHPLPSKETTEQEKQAGES, from the coding sequence ATGTCTGATAAACCCAATATGGCCGAGAATGAGAAATTCGGTAAGTTGAAATTGAGGGAGACAGAAATGCAACAGAAACACCCACTGCCTTCCAAAGAAACGACTGAACAGGAGAAGCAAGCAGGAGAATCATAA